TTCAAAATTGTACTAGAAATATATTAAGTCTTTAAGTAAGATTTGTTGCATTACATAAGTCTGGCTCGTTAAAATACTGCAAGGGGTTGATGCACTCTGTGACAAATTTCTACCCTAATATAAATAGCTGATATATAAACCACAGCTTATTTCAACATTAAAAAATAGGTACAGTTtgtttgatattaaaaaaaattagctTATTCATATACTCATCTCTGAACTTTTAGTACATGATAAACTAACCgcagtaaattttaaatttgtgcaCCCgcagtaaattttaaatttgcgcATCcacagtaaattttaaatttgcgcACCcacagtaaattttaaatttgcgcACCCacagtaaattttaaaattgtgcaTTCgtagtaaattttaaaattgtgcaCCCGcagtgaattttaaatttgtgcaCCCgcagtaaattttaaatttgcacacccacagtaaattttaaatttgcgcACCcacagtaaattttaaatttgcgcGCCcacagtaaattttaaatttgcgcACCcacagtaaattttaaatttacgcacccgtagtaaattttaaatttgcgcACCcacagtaaattttaaatttgcgcACCcgtagtaaattttaaatttgtgcaCCAAAGGAGACAATTTCATCGCGAACCGACCGTGAAAGTGTTAATTGACTTTGCACGCGCGTGTAGCGACAGCACGCGTGACGCAACTAAACGAGCAACATGAAGTCGAGATCAGTTTGACGTGAATCAGTTCTTCCTGTAATTCCTTCAGGTGCAAATACTTGAGCGTACACCTCGTATCTATTTACGAGTTGAGAATAGCTTGTTAACTGCATTCGTACTAACGAGTCTTTCTATTCCTTTCACTTTCATTGAAACATCGAACCAGGGTCACCTCTCGAAACTCTTTCGTAGAAATATTCAAGTCGAAGGTTAGTTATTATAATATGTAGGATGTTTGAATGTATTCTTGAGGTTCTGAAGGGTTAACGAACTTGGCCCATTTGAGATTTATATTGTTTTACGAGATAGAGGAACATCTGTGGAGCTTCGGACTCTTCGAGTTTTAGCTAACTCATTCGACGATACTCATAAAATTGTAGACGAGGTCCTTGACCATAAACTGATCCTCATTTCCTGATCTACGATAAGACCTAACGCTTCGAAGCTCAGTTATTTCTAAGCTCAATTGTTTCTACATTCAATTGTTCAAAGTAACCAGGTATCAAAAACACAATAGCTTTCAGAACGAATGCCCTACCAATACAGTGTAAAGACTCTTTCAATTATCGCAAGATTTAGAACCCCAAGTCCTATTTTGCATAAATATGACTAATGTCGAAAATCGACTCGAAAATGAAGTCGAATCGAGTTTAAATGCAGTCTATGTTGCAACCAACGTTGCTTTCACGAGGCCTAATCTAAAATCTGCATTCACCCGTCTGTATACCGTGCATGAATAAGTGTACACACTGTGGAATCACTTGTGACCTTTGACCCTCGCACAGTGACCCTTGAAAGGGAGACTCGAAATCATTTACATACAGGGATTTATTCGCTTCTACAGGATCGTATATCTGTACGATTGATGCAACTTTAACGATTCGTGATGCAATTGTCAACTATACAATCGATTCTCCTTTCCATGGAGCTTCaatttcttcaaactttttactgataattttttttcattaatattctatGGAGATTCAAACTGTTTTGatgttaatttttttcattGATATCGATtctttaaggatttagaaaaacaaaataatcaTGACGATTCTCGTTGAACCACTGTCAGACCGTTGCAAAAGGAAGAATGGCTTGAAATTGCTGGTTGTCAAGCAAAAAACCCGTCTCTGGAGGGTAACTACAGGTGGTTTCAAAAGTTTTACCGACAAAATTCATGAATAACTAATCAGTTAAGTCTCAATTTCCGGAGGAAAGACTATTAAGTATGCACTTCATTAAAGTCACACATCAATCACGTACGCCATAATTTGAGTCGCTgagtgaatttaaaaaatatttacgttCAAAGATCTTGACATTGAGATTAGAGTTTGTTAAAGTAGAGGAATATTCCATTCAACCTCGACCtaagaaataattcaaaatacttGCTGTTAAAGACCCTGGTCAAATGTACCCTATgtccttcaaattttaaatgtaccctcaaaattgtcaaagtacctgaaaattattattataccgtCAGTGTACAttgcaaaatgaaatttaattagaatATGTATTAGAATTGTGTATACGTTTGAAACGAGTCGATTTAAAATCGAATGTTGCGCGGTGTAGGCGCATTTCGGGATGAAAACAGACCGGTCTCGCCAGGATCGAAGAAGCGTACAGCGGTCGTTCCTCTCTTCGGCCACTGGCAATATGGCGTCCAAGGGTCCTTTTAAAACGAGTTAATCCGTCCGTCTGGCCGTCTGCCGATCGCCTGAGAACCAAGAAGATTCATTTTCCCTTTGTCCATTCTTTTTCACACGTACCCCAAAAGGATCTCGGCTCAATGGGACAATGCGAGCGGCTCGGGCGTTTACGACGTTCGCTTTTTTTCGCACAGGTCCCACACACATTTGAATAATCAACGCGTAGGCAAAGCATACGTCTCTGTCGAGACGACTGCCTCGTACGAGCTAAGAGAGACAACGAGATGTCTCCAAGACACTCGACAAAAGTGACACGATACCAAGATTGTTGCATCCTCGAACATGGACCAGCTCGGACAGATGTTTCTTGTTCTCGTTAGCGGTATATCGCGCTACGTGACACCGACAGAAGTGAAAAGACGTGTTGCGATTACGTCACACCTTTTTATCCTTTTAATTTCTTCAGTTCGTTCACCTTCAATTTCGAACATTTTACAAAAATCGTCGAGGTACTTTCAAACTTTTGTTCCACTGTTTTCAAAGGATCTTGTGATTACAATTTTCCTATCTTTCTTTTTGCACAATCACCATATTACCTTTGTATTATCTCCCCGAACAATGCAACAGTTATAACCCGAGTGAAAATTGATTGGTATTTTCCGTAGGTCATAAATCAACCCCTGACTCCGATGTAATTCCATCGGGCATGCTCAACCTCGGCCATCCACGGGCCATCCATTGTTTACAAACATTCTACGTCACTAGGTATAAGTAAATAGCCCGAACGGGCGTGGAGCAGACCAAAACCACCCTCCTTCCTCGAGATTTCCTGGGAGAGCCAGTTCTCCTTTGTCCGCGCTACCACGCCAACCACCAGATGTTCCCGCGAATAAAACCGAACAAAATATCGCGAAACGGGAGGAACGAGGACCGCGCAAGGATGGAGGAGGATCGAAACAGAGGGTTCGGGGATTAACAGCACAAAGGGAGGCCAAAAGGAGGAGGTCCTGCAACAAAACGAGCAGCGAAAAATCGGGACGCGAAGAGCAGCGTTCAATGACCGGGACCGCGAGAGTACACGCGATATTTTCGTTCATATTCATCCTGTATGCTAATTTAATCAACATGTAACTTATAGATCATTTGTAATTACGCGAATTTTACAATAaagatttatttgtatttttacgagttctgaaatttagaagtgtacaataaaaattgctGTTTGTAGAATTTCAGTGTACAagcgaaattttataaaaatactgtGAGCATTCAGTCCTGGTCCCAAAACGTAGTTCCACTCGTGGAATGTGCAAACGTAgatactttgaattttattcgacTGTGACGGGGGTTAAAGGGGGTTCGTTAAAGGTCCGTCCTCCGGTATCGTTAAGTATTGTTTAGTCGTGACTGGACACGCAAAGAAGTCTCGTCCTGAGCAATGGACCAGTCCTCCGGGTCCATTTGAACATAAAGTCCAGATCCTATATAGGAGCGAGAACGAGAAGGggaagaaaaaatgaaatagaaaGTGGTCTGTCCGGTGCAACGATCTACAGTACGTGAACGTCGTCGAGGCGCCTCCTCTTGGACCCTTACCCCCGACCTGTTCCTGTTCACCACGTACTATAGCAAATCTTCGATGCTCTCTTGAAGGCTTCCGCGGCATTGTGCTCGCATTTCTCGTGCGGTTGTCGACTCGGAAAGTATCTTCTGGCTAAGTCGTCGGTAAGTCGAACAGTTGGTGTACTTGCATCCATTTCATCCTTTGGAACATCTTTTTTACCTTTCGTTTCGTTATCGTGCTTTGGTTTATACTTTACTCGAGTTCTTTTTTGGTATGTGATCTGGATCGAGTGAGAAGCATGTGTCACAGTGAAAAGTCTGGTCTCGAAGGAcacagttttcaaattctatcttttcattttttatctcaTGTTGAACTCTACTCTTTACATTGCACGATGTCGAGGCGTTTCTATGGTAAGGTGTTGGCTGATCAAGTGACATTTGTCAAATTCCTTTTTCTTGAAGAATTTTAATGTGAACTGACACTTAAATGTCAAATGATTGCTATCATTATTACCAGTTGTAAAGTCATTACAAAGTTACATTTTGTCTTATATTCACGGTGACTGATATGTGTCTACAATAGGTAAAAGGTACTCCAGTCCGTAGGTGTGTCAACTCATGACTTTCACAATGTACTCTAATTTTGTCCGCTTACTTTCAGgttaaaacaaaatttcggCCTTCTCTTCAAAACAGACTCAAACCGAAGGAATTTCCCGACAATGACCAACTTCTTGGCCCTGTTGGTGATCACCCTCGCCTGCGTGATCGTCAACGCTCAGCAAACATCGGATCAGAAACGTAAGTAAAACTTATGAACGAATGAATAATTAATCGGAGAGTCATGAACGTGTCTTCTTACTGAACGATGTAAGTTAACGCTGCTTATTGTGGTCTCACGTGCAACCATGATCCCATGATTCATTTTACACCGTTGCATTGTCCTTATTGTTTTACACAACGATAAAGTTTCACTTCTTTCTCTTTCACTTGCGTTATGTAAGTGAATATAGAAAGCGAAGGACAACTGCTTAACGACAGTATGAAATGTTATTTTCAGATGTTTTTGGACAAACTTTTGACGAAATTGTGGTGTCATCGGATCTGAACGTTAGAAGGAAGTCCAAGGAAAACCGTCAGGGTAAACGATTGTCGAACATACCTTCGCTCACCACCAGCCCTCCTGAAAAATCCACTGCAATCGCAGCGAGGCTCGTTTCCAACGCGTCTCAAAAAAGTCAAACGAAacgtgaaatttcaaatttagacaaAAGGTGAGGTGACAGAAGATATGGGTAAGTAGAGTTTGTGCGGAGTGTCaaggaaatttatttgtttcaggTATTTCGATATGGACGTCGCGGGATACCTATTGAAATCTCGGAAACGATGAAAAATTCACTCCGGGGACAACCGCACGATCCTCACACACCCATTCCGACCATACCTTTCGACCCACTTTCGGACCATGGCTCATGTAACAAAAaggataataaaaattttctgtGTCACAGcaattcaatatttcatttctaCCAGCCTCCAAATTATTCTCTACATCGTAATCGTTCTGTACAAATCATAAAAAGCTAGTACAAAACTTAGTCGATCCTTTTGATGAgggcaaaagaaaatttttttaaaaatatttaaaaaatgaacgtccgtaaaatatttcaatagaaCCGGACGATagcaaaattatttagaattaaatCTAGTTAACAgcaaaattcgagaatataGTTCGCGAAGTTCGTGATTGAAAAATGGCGCGAGCGTCtcgtttgaaatttcaaatgacGCTCGTTACGAATGCACCCTTTAGAGTCAACATCGCGTCCGTCACGATTCCCCGATGCGCAAGCGAATTGTCAGGCATTCCGTGTCCGTTAGCGAACTGAAAAAATCGTCTGCGCTGAAATATGGCAGGCCGTGTTCAAAAGGTAGCCGCCATCGCGATCTTCATGCGATGATGCACCGCGCAGATCTACCGCGCCGCGAGTCACGTGACTCAGCCGCTGGCACGTGACACGCACGTCCAAAAACCTTAGGGGAGTCCTTTCTCTCTCGCATGTAGACCccttttgtttcttttcttctccTCGCGATTTCGAACGAAACCGTCGAATATTTCAACCGCTCCCACGACTTCTCCCTTCAACCTTTAACCCTTTTGCCCTGCACGGATGCTCGCGTTTCTCGATGCTTAAAATTACTCCGAATTCTTGTTCGACTCGACAAGATTTAGATTTAATTAACCCTTTCggaggtaatttgactgtttacaaacagcaactttaaaacttagttaaaaagtttgtttcactatgtttatacatcacacctGTCGTGTTATAAAATCAgttaaaaatgcttatttaaaattattgtattaaatagaaTGGTGACTGTGAGTCATCTCTCATTGGGTTAAAGAGTTAGTTTAGATTTAGATAAGTTAGTAGCTATGTAATCGATGGGTAAGTTTGAACAAGGTCTTTGAAATTTGCTATCTTAGGGATTGCTCATCCAAGTTGACGTAAAATGAAATGTCTAGAACGAACGTATTGTTTACGACCCCGTTGTTGGCGCCAATCAGACGATCATGCGAGCTTGTAACCGTAAATCAACGTCCTCACGGATATTGATAACACGGTAATGTCAAATCAAAAGCATGATGAACACTTAGTTGCATCAGCGTTCGTTTACGAGTCCGTCCACGGATCCACCATAAAATATATAGTGCTAGCCATGCATGAAACGCGGAATACGAGATTCCTCCCTTGCATGAATAAAATCTGTTGTCCAGCCGTTCTGGTTGTTCTGCGAATTAGCAATCATGGCCTACGGTTTGATTTAGACGTAAATCAAAATCTTCAGGGACTTCCTGTCCAAACAATCGCCGAATCACGATCCGGAAATGTGGTCACGTAGCCACGAATAAGGATACGTCTGATCGATTTCCAACGAGTCCGCATCGATAGCTGACGCAAGACAAGCAGGTGCGTCTACGGGCAGATCTTGTTTCGCAATCGGGATGCAGAATTCGTAGCCTTGCGGCCGTTTATGTCGGCCGACTATACACCTGCGACTATTTTATGTCTTCCCTGGAAAACCATGACTGTAAATTCCTGCCTGCCTGGGATCCTTCTGACTGCTGATCAGATCACTGCAGTAAAAAGGAGATCGAAATGGCGAGGGAGGTTTATGTCCACTTACAACAAATTGAAGACTACCTTCTTTCAAAGCTTGTAAAATAAAGGAACTTGTCAAATAAAGAAGCTTGTAAATTAATATGAAAGGTCGGATTCCATAGAATCCATTACTGTGGACTGATGGTTGACAGTAAATGTTAGCATGTTAgtcttaaattctaaaacaaTTAGTATAATAGAAAATTGCCGATAAAAATGATTGTAATGAGAGAGTTATTTACCGCATCTTCCTATTCTCGCAGCGTAAGGAATAGCGAGCACTGCTTATTGTTAATTCAGCGGAGGATCCTCATCCACGCCATTGAACAGGATACGCGTCTAGCAGGATACACGTTACAGCTAGTATACGATACAAAACACCTGTCTCCTGCGTTTtatcttggaaatttgcaagatgAACGCAATCCACTGGCGAGATGTAACGCGGTCTTTCAACCCATCCACCTGGACTTACCTGTTTGCTCTTCGTGATTGGTGTTCAAATAGGAATCGCGACAACACGTGTCCAGGATCTATCTTGTGCTTAGAGAAAATGATTCGACGAAAGAAAGCGAGAAGAAATGAAACATATACCGGAAACCAGCGATGTGTACGTCAAATCAGTGACGCGTGTGGAAGATATTTCTGCCGCGTGGCGTTTTTTACgagtaatttttacagaatTACTGCATCCGTTCGACGACCGTGAGGCGCGTAAAATTTGCACGGTCAGAATCATTCTAAGAAACGATCTTGAATTAAACATCCACGTGCCTCCACCCCGGAGGTATTTCTATTGAATCGTAGATCATCCACTGTATCCGGACCGTGGATTAGAAAATCAACAAAAAACGTCCCATACGTGCCTCTGTTAGCAAAATTTCTTCCCAGAAACTGGTCAAGGTGCGATTTCTCTGAACCGACATTAAATTTTGATCGAATAAGCATGAGTTCGCTATTTTCGCGATAGAAGCTCGGTACTCGGATGATCAAGAGAATCGAATCCACCGCAGAAACGATACGATTGTCTCACGTTTCGACAGTTGCCGCACGTGAGCAGACGGACGTGTCCGATTCAGTATGCCACTGCGCAGCACGTGTAACTCGACATGGTCTTCATCTTGATTCGATGCGTGCGGCTGTTCACGAAAACAGGAGCCATCTTACCGCCTGAGAACCGAGACTTTGCTCATTTCGCGACAAATAAGCGAACGACGACCGGCATACTCGATCGTAAGACACGATTGACCGATGGGGAAGATCGATAAATTAACTCCTTTAACAAACTGTTGCTTCATTTTGGTCGGATGGTTTTATATTCAGTTTTCATCATCCGACTTCATACGAATGCCGTCCGGGTATCCTTTATGCATTATTCGTGCTCAAGAAGCACCACATTTTGTAAAGATCAGGTATGTGGACGGAGTTTTAGGGAGAGGTTGCACGGATTT
This genomic window from Megachile rotundata isolate GNS110a chromosome 14, iyMegRotu1, whole genome shotgun sequence contains:
- the LOC100875141 gene encoding uncharacterized protein LOC100875141; the encoded protein is MTNFLALLVITLACVIVNAQQTSDQKHVFGQTFDEIVVSSDLNVRRKSKENRQGKRLSNIPSLTTSPPEKSTAIAARLVSNASQKSQTKREISNLDKRYFDMDVAGYLLKSRKR